In Tenrec ecaudatus isolate mTenEca1 chromosome 5, mTenEca1.hap1, whole genome shotgun sequence, the following are encoded in one genomic region:
- the LOC142448629 gene encoding glycosyl-phosphatidylinositol-anchored molecule-like protein, which translates to MTLLVLLMVVGLPLGESSLTRSTVEANVTEPPVETNFSQALMKTILAQPLVENKLTLSLMETSVNQSPVETSVNQSLVETSLNQSLVEPRLLVTFTPGGPSRWSFNVSCHACTSMNNFACPRIIECPYHTRRCMIVSIRLNRRQLLVWKNCAFNCSFVYPSEQPPETPRKIATDTSLYFVQCCQGSQCNHGGPTNFERDMIPYEPIEEELPEGAVCLGPSAFALSLVSIIISDTLT; encoded by the exons ATGACCCTCTTGGTCTTGCTTATGGTCGTGGGACTTCCTCTGGGAGAGTCCAGTCTTACCAGGTCCACGGTTGAAGCCAACGTCACAGAGCCACCAGTGGAGACCAACTTCAGCCAGGCACTGATGAAGACCATCCTCGCCCAGCCCCTGGTGGAGAACAAGCTCACGCTGTCCCTGATGGAGACCAGCGTCAACCAGTCCCCAGTGGAGACCAGCGTCAACCAGTCCCTGGTGGAGACCAGCCTGAACCAGTCCTTGGTGGAGCCTAGGCTCCTGGTGACGTTTACCCCAGGCGGTCCCTCTCGTT GGTCCTTCAATGTGTCCTGCCATGCGTGTACCAGTATGAACAACTTTGCTTGCCCACGAATCATTGAATGCCCGTATCACACACGGCGATGCATGATTGTCTCCATTC GTTTGAACCGTCGTCAGCTCCTCGTCTGGAAGAACTGTGCTTTCAACTGCTCGTTTGTATACCCAAGTGAACAGCCCCCTGAGACACCAAGAAAAATCGCCACAGACACCAGCCTGTATTTTGTGCAGTGCTGCCAAGGTTCACAGTGCAACCACGGAGGACCTACTAATTTTGAGCGGGACATGATTCCCTATGAACCAATTGAGGAGGAGCTTCCTGAAGGCGCCGTGTGTTTGGGGCCATCTGCCTTTGCCCTGAGCCTGGTCTCCATCATCATCAGCGACACACTGACTTGA